A genomic region of Desulfosarcina ovata subsp. ovata contains the following coding sequences:
- a CDS encoding type I glyceraldehyde-3-phosphate dehydrogenase, which yields MNEGKMKIGINGLGRIGKLTVWNHVGRRYFNEIVVNIGRQAGTGLVDIAHYLERDSTYGALHTFLHGFRAEPVIHNVDEGAGTMEINGVTVRFLREARIPQAIDWKAHDVRLVVDTTGQFLDPSLPADTPKGSVRGHLEAGAEKVVVSAPFKIKHEGAPMPEDAITTVMGVNANDYDPKRHRIISNASCTTTCLAHMMKPLLNAFGAKRILSASMATVHAATGSQQVLDRLPKAGKTDLRKNRSILNNIILTSTGAAKALRLVIPEMESIGFIAESVRVPVSSGSLIILVLSIQESPSEEPVRRHVINSVYEQAAQLDPNRYLQFTQKQNVSGDILGAPKAAAVIEGDETHTRTADLSLDLAGVPGFSKEILKSLPDTVVRAPVSQAVIYGWYDNEMGSYVNMLGDRTISIAENM from the coding sequence ATGAATGAAGGCAAGATGAAAATCGGCATCAACGGCCTCGGCCGCATCGGCAAACTGACCGTCTGGAACCATGTGGGCCGGCGCTACTTTAACGAAATCGTGGTCAATATCGGTCGCCAGGCCGGTACCGGACTGGTGGACATCGCCCACTACCTGGAACGGGACTCCACCTATGGCGCCCTGCACACCTTCCTGCACGGCTTCCGCGCGGAGCCGGTCATCCACAATGTCGACGAAGGTGCCGGCACCATGGAAATCAACGGGGTGACCGTGCGGTTTCTGAGGGAGGCGCGCATCCCCCAGGCCATTGACTGGAAAGCCCACGACGTGCGTCTGGTGGTGGACACCACCGGACAGTTTCTTGATCCGAGCCTGCCCGCCGACACGCCCAAGGGTTCGGTGAGGGGCCACCTGGAAGCCGGCGCCGAAAAAGTGGTGGTCTCCGCCCCATTTAAGATCAAACATGAGGGCGCCCCCATGCCCGAGGATGCCATCACCACGGTAATGGGAGTCAATGCCAACGACTACGATCCCAAACGCCACCGGATCATCTCCAATGCCTCATGTACGACCACCTGCCTGGCCCACATGATGAAGCCGCTGCTCAACGCGTTCGGGGCCAAACGGATCCTCTCGGCCTCCATGGCCACGGTTCACGCGGCCACCGGCTCCCAGCAGGTGCTCGACCGGCTGCCCAAGGCCGGCAAGACCGACCTGAGAAAAAACCGCTCGATCCTCAACAACATCATCCTGACCTCCACGGGGGCGGCCAAGGCCCTGCGACTGGTGATCCCTGAAATGGAAAGCATCGGCTTCATCGCCGAGTCGGTCAGGGTGCCGGTCAGCTCCGGCTCCCTGATCATCCTGGTACTCAGCATCCAGGAAAGCCCGTCCGAAGAGCCGGTTCGCCGCCATGTGATCAACAGCGTTTACGAACAGGCTGCCCAGCTGGACCCCAACCGGTATCTGCAATTCACCCAAAAACAGAACGTCTCCGGAGATATTCTCGGCGCTCCCAAAGCGGCGGCCGTCATTGAAGGGGACGAGACCCATACCCGCACGGCCGACCTGAGCCTGGACCTGGCCGGCGTGCCTGGGTTTTCCAAGGAGATCCTGAAGAGCCTGCCGGACACGGTGGTCCGCGCACCGGTCAGCCAGGCGGTGATCTACGGCTGGTACGACAACGAGATGGGCAGCTATGTCAATATGCTCGGCGACCGCACAATCAGCATCGCTGAAAACATGTAG
- a CDS encoding NifB/NifX family molybdenum-iron cluster-binding protein: MKIAVTSTGTDLDAPVDPRFGRAAYILIVDSDTLDVEVLDNAENVNAFKGAGIQAATMISDKKADVLLTGYCGPNAFKTLEAAQIRVASDVSGTVREAVAAAAADQLTFSSAPNAEGHW; the protein is encoded by the coding sequence ATGAAGATTGCGGTAACATCCACAGGAACAGATCTGGACGCCCCGGTGGATCCCCGGTTCGGGCGGGCAGCCTATATACTGATTGTGGACAGCGATACCCTTGATGTGGAAGTGCTGGATAATGCGGAGAATGTCAATGCATTCAAGGGGGCCGGAATTCAGGCGGCCACCATGATCAGTGACAAAAAGGCGGACGTGTTGTTGACCGGATACTGCGGTCCCAATGCATTCAAGACCCTGGAAGCGGCGCAGATCCGGGTCGCCAGCGATGTCAGCGGGACCGTGCGCGAGGCTGTTGCGGCCGCGGCCGCCGATCAGCTGACGTTCTCGTCCGCACCCAATGCCGAGGGCCACTGGTAG
- a CDS encoding FRG domain-containing protein encodes MVQIEKQCNDIRVESWCELCDRLYDYSWQDTLKRFRSNFAFRGLSDCSYDLKTSFTRRCGANSHLEYHLLRNFSKYAEVPWTGDNASNWRWLTVAQHHGLPTRLLDWTYSPFVAAHFATADTDRFDSDGVIWFADYVKINKLLPSPLADELVDHGANAFTLEMLEHALGDIKGFDALGDDLVLFFEPPSIDGRIVNQFAFFSVMSSPTAKLDQWLLKHPDLFGRIVIPKALKWEIRDKLDQANITERTLFPGLDGLASWLKRHYTPRS; translated from the coding sequence ATGGTTCAGATAGAAAAACAATGCAACGATATCCGTGTGGAGAGCTGGTGCGAACTGTGCGATCGTCTCTACGATTATTCCTGGCAGGACACGCTGAAGCGGTTTCGCTCCAACTTTGCCTTCCGGGGGCTGTCGGACTGCAGCTACGATCTGAAGACCAGTTTTACCCGCCGCTGTGGAGCCAACTCCCACTTGGAGTATCACCTTTTGCGCAACTTCAGCAAATATGCCGAAGTGCCTTGGACCGGTGACAACGCCTCCAACTGGCGCTGGCTGACCGTTGCCCAGCATCACGGCCTGCCCACACGCCTGCTCGACTGGACCTATTCGCCGTTTGTCGCGGCCCATTTTGCCACGGCCGACACGGACCGTTTCGACAGTGACGGCGTCATCTGGTTTGCCGATTACGTGAAAATCAACAAGCTGCTGCCATCACCGCTGGCCGACGAACTGGTGGACCACGGTGCCAACGCGTTTACCCTTGAAATGCTCGAACATGCCCTGGGGGATATCAAAGGCTTCGATGCCCTCGGGGACGATCTGGTGCTTTTTTTCGAGCCGCCTTCCATCGACGGCCGCATCGTCAACCAATTTGCCTTTTTCTCGGTCATGTCCAGCCCGACGGCCAAACTGGACCAGTGGCTGTTGAAACACCCCGATCTTTTCGGGCGGATCGTCATTCCTAAGGCGCTGAAGTGGGAGATCCGGGACAAACTCGACCAAGCCAACATCACCGAACGAACCCTGTTTCCGGGGCTCGATGGGCTGGCTTCATGGCTCAAGCGCCATTACACCCCGCGGTCGTAA
- a CDS encoding IclR family transcriptional regulator, with protein MEQNTNKKKSIYHVQALDRALDIVDLFTFQQRKLNLSDVVTHTGLKKTTAKRLLSNLTDRGYLKQDPQTKIYELGLRLFELGSVVHAGFSVRKAAENHIERLRDQTGLNVLLGQCLEDHLVYVDKREGTGWIKISSSVGEQRPLHFGMLGQVLMADMPMEKVQELLTVYPLEAHTPESITDPERFYQRLADIRRQDYVIETGEAHPGILGIAAPVRDVSGKVVAALGAAIPFPDYTDAKQVSHALELVRQAAADISTELGHQKN; from the coding sequence ATGGAACAAAATACCAATAAAAAAAAATCCATCTACCACGTTCAGGCGCTGGATCGGGCGCTGGATATCGTTGACCTGTTTACCTTTCAGCAACGAAAATTGAATCTTTCCGATGTGGTTACGCATACCGGCCTTAAAAAAACCACGGCCAAACGTCTGCTCTCCAACCTGACCGACCGCGGCTATCTCAAACAGGATCCACAGACCAAGATCTATGAGCTGGGTTTGCGCCTTTTTGAACTGGGCAGTGTGGTCCACGCCGGTTTCTCGGTCCGCAAAGCGGCGGAAAACCATATCGAGCGATTGCGGGACCAAACCGGTTTGAATGTCCTGTTGGGCCAATGCCTGGAGGACCACCTGGTTTATGTGGACAAACGCGAGGGAACCGGCTGGATCAAAATCTCCTCTTCCGTCGGGGAGCAGCGGCCGCTCCATTTCGGTATGTTGGGGCAGGTCCTGATGGCCGATATGCCCATGGAAAAAGTTCAGGAACTTCTGACGGTCTATCCGCTCGAAGCCCATACCCCCGAAAGCATCACCGATCCGGAACGGTTTTACCAGCGCCTGGCCGATATTCGCAGGCAGGACTATGTCATCGAAACCGGTGAGGCCCATCCGGGAATCCTGGGAATCGCTGCGCCGGTCCGGGATGTATCCGGCAAAGTGGTTGCCGCTTTGGGGGCGGCCATCCCCTTTCCTGACTACACCGATGCAAAGCAGGTCAGCCATGCCTTGGAACTGGTTCGCCAGGCCGCGGCAGACATTTCTACCGAACTGGGACACCAAAAAAACTGA
- a CDS encoding NifB/NifX family molybdenum-iron cluster-binding protein has translation MENGRIAVPSMDLGGLDGMRAGHFGHCDVFTLIDVKDGAIEKVSTLANEAHVQGGCMVPVNLLASNSVNALIVGGIGMRPLAGFRQVGIDVYHDDQRPQIRPVVEDLIAGKLAMITNDQVCGGGGGAN, from the coding sequence ATGGAAAACGGAAGAATTGCAGTCCCTTCGATGGATTTGGGGGGGCTTGACGGAATGCGGGCCGGCCATTTTGGTCATTGTGACGTTTTTACCCTGATTGATGTGAAGGATGGGGCCATCGAGAAGGTTTCCACCCTTGCCAACGAAGCTCATGTGCAGGGCGGCTGCATGGTCCCGGTGAACCTTTTGGCATCCAACAGCGTCAACGCGCTGATCGTGGGGGGGATCGGCATGCGGCCGTTGGCGGGATTCCGCCAGGTCGGCATCGATGTTTACCATGACGACCAGCGTCCGCAGATCCGGCCGGTGGTGGAAGACCTGATTGCCGGCAAACTGGCCATGATCACCAACGACCAGGTGTGCGGCGGTGGCGGCGGCGCCAACTGA
- a CDS encoding ATP-binding protein has translation MKELVILSGKGGTGKTSLTASFAALAGGCLLCDADVDAADLHLLMQPDVKQTTDFQGGGVAAIDPDRCTACGTCIDLCRWSAISEDFVVDEISCEGCGVCVDFCPEQAIDFPTKTCGQWFISDTRFGPMVHARLGIAEENSGKLVTLVRKEAKTLAEAKGIDLVITDGPPGVGCPVIASVGGATSVVIVAEPTVSGIHDMARAIELCQHFKVPVMVCINKYDLNLENSATIEKMARESDLPVVGRVPFDPAFTRAMVQGLTLVEFDAEGDAAAHLRQVWNTIMQVPAMTAA, from the coding sequence ATGAAGGAACTGGTTATTCTGAGTGGAAAAGGGGGAACCGGCAAAACCAGCCTGACGGCATCTTTTGCCGCTCTGGCGGGTGGCTGTCTGCTTTGCGACGCCGACGTGGACGCGGCCGATCTGCATCTGCTCATGCAGCCCGACGTCAAGCAAACCACTGATTTCCAAGGCGGCGGCGTGGCGGCCATCGATCCTGATCGCTGTACCGCCTGCGGCACCTGTATCGATCTTTGCCGCTGGTCGGCGATCAGCGAGGATTTTGTGGTCGACGAGATCTCCTGTGAAGGTTGCGGGGTGTGCGTCGATTTCTGTCCGGAACAGGCCATTGATTTTCCGACCAAGACCTGTGGACAATGGTTTATTTCCGACACCCGCTTCGGCCCCATGGTGCATGCCCGCCTGGGGATTGCCGAAGAAAATTCCGGCAAGTTGGTGACCCTGGTGCGCAAGGAGGCCAAGACGCTGGCCGAAGCCAAGGGCATCGATCTCGTCATCACTGACGGCCCACCGGGAGTGGGTTGTCCGGTGATCGCCTCGGTGGGCGGTGCCACCAGTGTCGTGATCGTTGCCGAGCCCACGGTTTCCGGAATTCACGATATGGCCCGGGCCATCGAACTGTGCCAGCACTTCAAAGTGCCGGTGATGGTCTGTATCAATAAATATGACCTCAATCTGGAAAACAGTGCTACGATCGAGAAAATGGCGCGTGAAAGCGACCTGCCGGTAGTTGGCCGGGTTCCCTTTGATCCGGCGTTTACCCGGGCGATGGTGCAGGGCCTGACCTTGGTGGAGTTCGATGCCGAGGGCGATGCCGCCGCGCACCTGCGACAGGTCTGGAACACCATTATGCAAGTACCGGCCATGACGGCCGCTTAA
- a CDS encoding PEP/pyruvate-binding domain-containing protein: MIKSKALEANLASTYVDVTIDARYECIQAVMSRYYGLMEGVNTFLGELSHPYRNWQFIVGEARTYALDYFHLFQAHERGVEATAAMVDIFLEVIDADVDDGVRVEAVDNLLRYLQEIIANARERLADFIPVLEKAFRRIHDCPDEHFFLFVKSFYPLKRIVQQFGERGSGIIDDYQGLNRLMTRAFRATYDFWLSLKDPWESFQAAAGDLPEPDRVKACFGTISHAVLNDLKNRLQEIENQPGADAQAIFEQLLALTDFGTIVERYRKMPQILLESGNNKSQGNGWKVIFLFHIMGISGLNLVHEEVLRDINRTVGWLIENESYRNVGELIEKTFKILKTQTVQFPATTLTCALNMGQAVYQTDEIDLVNFFIDQMVDLGFQTPMLGGVGNDWQIQVNTAHLQNIRTWLELIECKPIWSSRLLSCLIIEIALAGIFIKDTDLFPMDITRFLNSRIGPVFNLAKQLTRLFPAYFNDIGAEGQLRDISTHLDEITHRRDILIHFLRKQSHVESSNRIIRFMEAVLHFWQTRDKAPLQPFVPPDIYEQINVSGRYIDGVNRLITGLEKKGLELPAELLETDDGRIRAMLADVSGKDPIDTERVALIAAFYKLLYHKYQLDYKSLRHHMDQLDRESFPDLDHLQAALDEPDLKTRLFMLMEYLQHLKEVIVSEESFEIRADIYKKRHITIDIPSMYGSYHERKFDALGLTFRIESLVNVLFEELVDQINLGLITRATFHDIYDRLTLFDKALRLDGIYSVELERQLDLLAHALEVRGFTFTQYLDIFKGFAVAVKNIINDYFNNIHGQNLTRILAQMPIDRIMEKYLPRESGVDTEKLKHRISEIFFRDRIATSLGLQQLDLFLTRILNTLFHQSSMLPKDKLHLLLNFDPQRIITGLDQVNDNAVGIIYMGNKGLNLLKLKNLGLPVPPGFIVTTEAFRCRGLIDGFAPVNKNFRQQVRRHITHMQKITGKRFGDPTNPLIFSVRSGASISQPGMMETFLDVGINEKIATGLAHKMDNPWFAWDNYRRFLQCYGMAFGLERDDFDAIIAEFKAKLGIPLKKGFTGQQMKMVALAYKKRIQDNGVEIPEDPLDQLFMTINAVFASWESHRAQTYRKIMGISDDWGTAVTVQEMVFGNISHQAGSGVFFTHNPRWSGDTLSPWGDFTLENQGEDVVAGLVRTLPISVKQQEIEMRDTDITLETHYPAIYAAIRKWAATLIYKKGWSPQEMEFTFDGPSADNLYLLQTRDMAIRERKAVLAFDINSDPENYLGHGIGVAGGAMSGRAVFSLEEIDYWREAETGSALILIRGDTVPDDIKEIHAADGLLTARGGLTSHASVVAHRLGKTCVVGCGSLECSEKEKIARFNQVVIRSGDHISIDGREGSVYQGIMKIREA; this comes from the coding sequence ATGATCAAGTCAAAAGCCCTTGAAGCCAACCTGGCCAGCACCTATGTCGACGTCACCATCGATGCCCGCTATGAATGCATCCAGGCGGTCATGTCCCGTTACTACGGTCTGATGGAAGGGGTGAACACATTTCTGGGCGAACTGAGTCATCCCTACCGCAACTGGCAGTTCATCGTGGGCGAGGCCCGGACCTACGCGCTGGACTACTTTCACCTGTTTCAGGCCCATGAACGGGGCGTGGAAGCCACCGCCGCCATGGTGGATATTTTCCTCGAAGTCATCGATGCGGATGTTGACGACGGTGTTCGGGTCGAAGCGGTAGACAACCTATTGCGCTATCTTCAGGAAATTATCGCCAATGCACGCGAACGGCTGGCCGATTTTATCCCGGTTCTGGAAAAGGCCTTCAGGCGGATTCACGATTGCCCGGACGAGCACTTTTTTCTCTTTGTGAAAAGTTTTTATCCGCTCAAGCGAATTGTCCAGCAGTTCGGCGAACGCGGCAGCGGCATCATCGACGATTATCAGGGACTGAATCGGCTCATGACCCGGGCCTTCCGGGCCACCTACGACTTCTGGCTCAGCCTGAAAGATCCCTGGGAGAGTTTTCAGGCCGCCGCCGGCGACCTTCCGGAACCCGACCGGGTGAAGGCCTGTTTCGGAACGATCTCCCATGCGGTCCTCAACGACCTGAAAAATCGGCTGCAGGAGATTGAAAACCAGCCCGGCGCCGATGCCCAGGCCATTTTCGAGCAACTGCTGGCGCTGACCGACTTCGGCACCATCGTCGAACGATATCGCAAGATGCCCCAAATCCTGCTGGAAAGCGGAAACAACAAAAGCCAGGGCAACGGCTGGAAAGTCATTTTTCTCTTTCACATCATGGGCATATCCGGACTCAACCTGGTCCACGAGGAGGTCCTGCGGGACATCAACCGCACCGTGGGCTGGCTGATCGAGAATGAAAGTTACCGCAACGTCGGTGAATTGATCGAAAAAACCTTTAAGATCCTCAAAACCCAGACGGTGCAGTTCCCGGCCACCACCCTGACCTGTGCGCTCAATATGGGGCAGGCGGTCTACCAGACCGATGAAATCGATCTGGTGAATTTCTTCATTGATCAAATGGTCGACCTAGGATTCCAGACCCCCATGCTCGGCGGCGTGGGCAATGACTGGCAGATCCAGGTCAACACCGCCCACCTGCAGAACATCCGGACCTGGCTGGAGTTGATCGAATGCAAACCCATCTGGTCGTCAAGGCTGCTCTCCTGCCTGATTATCGAAATCGCCCTGGCCGGCATCTTCATCAAGGATACCGACCTGTTTCCCATGGACATCACCCGCTTTCTCAACAGCCGTATCGGACCGGTCTTCAACCTGGCCAAGCAGCTGACCCGCCTCTTCCCGGCCTATTTCAACGATATCGGTGCCGAAGGCCAGCTGCGCGATATCTCCACCCATCTGGATGAGATCACCCACCGGCGGGATATTCTGATTCATTTCCTGCGTAAGCAGAGCCATGTAGAAAGCTCCAACCGCATCATTCGCTTTATGGAAGCGGTCTTGCATTTCTGGCAGACCCGCGACAAAGCACCCCTCCAGCCCTTTGTCCCACCCGACATTTATGAACAGATCAATGTCAGCGGGCGCTATATCGACGGCGTCAACCGGCTGATCACCGGCCTGGAGAAAAAAGGGCTGGAGCTGCCCGCCGAACTCCTCGAAACCGACGACGGACGCATCCGGGCAATGCTCGCCGACGTGTCCGGCAAGGATCCCATCGATACCGAACGCGTCGCGCTGATCGCCGCATTCTACAAACTGCTCTACCACAAATACCAGCTGGACTATAAATCCCTGCGTCACCACATGGATCAGCTGGACAGGGAGTCCTTCCCCGATCTGGACCATCTGCAGGCCGCCTTGGATGAACCGGACCTCAAAACGCGTCTGTTCATGCTGATGGAGTACCTCCAGCACCTCAAGGAGGTGATCGTCTCGGAGGAAAGTTTCGAAATCCGCGCCGACATCTATAAGAAACGCCACATCACCATCGACATCCCCTCCATGTACGGCAGCTACCACGAACGCAAATTCGATGCCCTGGGCCTGACTTTCCGCATCGAGTCCCTGGTCAACGTGCTTTTCGAGGAACTGGTCGACCAGATCAATCTGGGGCTGATCACCCGGGCCACCTTTCACGACATCTACGACCGGCTGACCCTGTTCGACAAGGCCCTGCGCCTGGACGGCATCTATTCGGTGGAACTGGAACGTCAGCTCGATCTGCTGGCCCACGCCCTGGAGGTAAGAGGGTTCACCTTCACCCAGTACCTGGATATTTTCAAAGGCTTCGCCGTCGCCGTCAAGAATATCATCAATGACTATTTCAACAACATCCATGGTCAGAACCTGACCCGCATCCTGGCCCAGATGCCCATCGACCGAATTATGGAAAAGTACCTCCCCCGGGAGTCCGGTGTGGATACGGAAAAGCTCAAACATCGCATCTCCGAAATCTTTTTCCGCGACCGCATCGCCACCTCCCTGGGGCTCCAGCAGCTGGACCTGTTCCTGACCCGCATCCTCAACACCCTTTTCCACCAGTCCAGCATGCTGCCCAAGGACAAGCTCCACCTGCTGCTCAATTTCGATCCCCAACGGATCATCACCGGCCTGGACCAGGTCAACGACAATGCCGTGGGCATCATCTACATGGGCAACAAAGGTCTCAACCTGCTCAAGCTGAAAAACCTGGGCCTGCCCGTGCCGCCGGGATTCATCGTGACCACCGAGGCCTTCCGCTGCCGGGGACTGATCGACGGTTTCGCCCCGGTCAACAAAAACTTCCGCCAGCAGGTCCGCCGGCACATCACGCACATGCAGAAGATCACCGGCAAGCGATTTGGAGACCCCACCAATCCGCTTATCTTTTCGGTACGCAGCGGAGCCTCCATCTCCCAGCCCGGAATGATGGAGACCTTCCTGGACGTGGGTATCAACGAGAAGATCGCCACCGGCCTGGCCCACAAAATGGACAATCCCTGGTTCGCCTGGGACAATTACCGTCGCTTCCTGCAATGCTACGGCATGGCCTTCGGGCTGGAGCGTGACGATTTTGACGCCATCATCGCCGAATTCAAGGCTAAGCTGGGCATCCCGCTGAAAAAGGGATTCACCGGCCAGCAGATGAAAATGGTAGCCCTGGCCTACAAAAAGCGAATCCAGGACAATGGCGTGGAGATTCCCGAGGATCCCCTTGACCAGCTCTTTATGACCATCAACGCGGTGTTCGCCTCCTGGGAATCCCACCGGGCCCAGACCTACCGCAAGATCATGGGTATTTCCGATGACTGGGGCACCGCCGTCACCGTCCAGGAAATGGTCTTCGGCAACATCTCGCATCAGGCGGGATCGGGCGTCTTTTTCACCCACAACCCCCGCTGGTCCGGTGACACGCTGAGTCCGTGGGGCGACTTCACCCTGGAAAACCAGGGCGAGGATGTGGTGGCCGGCCTGGTGCGCACCCTGCCCATTTCGGTCAAACAGCAGGAGATCGAGATGCGCGATACGGATATTACCCTGGAAACCCATTACCCGGCCATCTATGCGGCCATCCGCAAATGGGCGGCCACGCTGATCTATAAAAAAGGCTGGAGCCCCCAGGAGATGGAGTTCACCTTCGATGGCCCCTCGGCGGACAACCTCTATCTGCTGCAGACCCGTGACATGGCCATTCGCGAGCGTAAGGCCGTCCTCGCTTTCGACATCAACAGCGACCCGGAGAACTACCTGGGGCACGGCATCGGCGTGGCCGGCGGTGCCATGAGCGGACGGGCGGTATTCTCCCTGGAGGAGATCGATTACTGGCGCGAAGCGGAAACCGGTTCGGCGCTGATCCTGATCCGCGGCGACACGGTCCCCGACGACATCAAGGAGATCCACGCCGCTGACGGCCTGCTCACCGCCAGGGGCGGTCTCACCTCCCATGCCTCGGTGGTCGCCCACCGGTTGGGCAAAACCTGCGTGGTGGGATGCGGCAGCCTGGAGTGCAGCGAAAAGGAAAAAATCGCCCGTTTCAACCAGGTGGTGATCCGTTCGGGGGACCACATAAGCATTGACGGTCGGGAGGGATCGGTTTATCAAGGAATCATGAAGATCAGGGAGGCTTGA
- a CDS encoding antibiotic biosynthesis monooxygenase family protein, producing MSVKVLITRTVPADKGRDMLPLFREMRSLATAQAGYISGETLKSHDRPDVFLVISTWESAADWEAWLLSKERQAIQVKIDALLGGKTQYELFDYRLRA from the coding sequence ATGAGCGTTAAAGTTCTCATTACCCGCACGGTTCCCGCCGACAAGGGCAGGGATATGTTGCCACTCTTCCGGGAAATGCGATCATTGGCCACGGCCCAGGCCGGCTACATTTCCGGTGAGACCTTGAAAAGCCACGACCGGCCGGATGTTTTTCTGGTGATCAGTACCTGGGAATCCGCCGCTGACTGGGAAGCGTGGCTGCTGAGCAAGGAGCGCCAGGCCATTCAGGTAAAGATAGACGCCCTGCTGGGGGGAAAAACCCAGTATGAACTGTTCGACTATCGCCTGCGGGCCTGA
- a CDS encoding ATP-binding protein: MIISIASGKGGTGKTTVATNLAVCVDGPVQLLDCDVEEPNAHLFLQPTFHETRTITTPVPDIDLEKCDGCKKCMQICRFRAITVIGDTVLSFPELCHSCGGCTAVCPQGAITETGRELGVMEFGQRDGLDFVHGRMRVGEAMAPPLIRTVRGETQKDKLVLIDAPPGTSCPVIAAMKDTDFVLLVTEPTPFGLHDLKLAVEAVKILNIPMGLVINRADMGDDRVRAYAQREDVPILMEIPYDRQIAESYSRGELFALAIPQWKARFRELYDHIQTLTGKGAEKR, translated from the coding sequence ATGATTATCAGCATTGCCAGCGGGAAAGGCGGAACCGGCAAGACCACCGTCGCCACCAATCTGGCGGTTTGCGTGGATGGTCCGGTCCAACTGCTGGACTGTGACGTTGAGGAGCCCAACGCCCATTTGTTTTTGCAGCCGACTTTCCATGAGACGCGTACCATTACCACGCCGGTGCCGGATATTGATCTTGAAAAATGTGATGGATGCAAAAAGTGCATGCAGATTTGCCGATTCCGGGCGATTACCGTGATCGGTGATACGGTGCTGAGTTTTCCCGAACTGTGCCACAGTTGCGGCGGATGCACGGCGGTCTGCCCCCAGGGCGCCATCACTGAAACCGGTCGCGAACTGGGGGTGATGGAGTTCGGACAACGGGATGGTCTGGACTTTGTGCACGGACGCATGCGGGTCGGCGAAGCCATGGCCCCGCCCCTGATCCGCACCGTGCGCGGGGAGACCCAAAAGGACAAACTGGTGCTCATCGATGCACCACCAGGGACATCCTGCCCGGTGATTGCCGCCATGAAGGATACGGATTTCGTTCTTCTGGTCACCGAACCGACGCCTTTCGGCCTTCACGATCTCAAATTGGCTGTTGAAGCGGTGAAAATATTGAACATTCCCATGGGATTGGTTATCAACCGTGCCGACATGGGGGATGACCGGGTCAGGGCGTATGCCCAGCGCGAAGATGTTCCCATCCTGATGGAAATTCCCTACGACCGGCAGATCGCCGAAAGCTATTCCCGCGGGGAGCTGTTTGCCCTGGCCATCCCCCAATGGAAGGCCCGTTTCCGAGAATTGTACGACCATATCCAAACCTTGACCGGAAAGGGGGCCGAAAAAAGATGA